One Streptomyces sp. CNQ-509 DNA window includes the following coding sequences:
- a CDS encoding type II toxin-antitoxin system RelE/ParE family toxin produces the protein MTDGVSSTKLTQAAQRQMRAVPLREARRILIRLGEFQRAMDKGDTSAFDIKPQTGQEGMSRLRVGDYRVVYTVDNGELVIWVVAVGDRRDVYRAL, from the coding sequence ATGACCGACGGGGTCTCCAGCACGAAACTCACCCAGGCCGCTCAGCGGCAGATGCGGGCCGTGCCGCTCCGCGAGGCGCGCAGGATCCTCATTCGCCTCGGGGAGTTCCAGCGCGCCATGGACAAGGGCGACACTTCGGCCTTCGACATCAAGCCGCAGACTGGTCAAGAGGGCATGTCCCGGCTGCGCGTCGGGGACTACAGAGTGGTGTACACGGTCGACAACGGCGAACTCGTCATCTGGGTCGTCGCCGTCGGCGACCGCCGCGACGTGTACCGCGCTCTGTAG
- a CDS encoding ABC transporter ATP-binding protein produces the protein MSTTRTSPEALLHIRDLHAGYTVPGRSGLGRRRVDAVAGVDLTVRPGQTVCIVGESGCGKSTLARSVVGLLEPFAGSVSFAGLDLATAGRRERRRVAHDLQMVFQDPYTSLNPRMRVAEIVAEGWHIHRDVVAPAEHATEVARLLTQVGLDASYATRRLHELSGGQCQRVSIARALALRPKLIVCDEAVSALDVSVRAQILNLLADLQRELGIAYLFISHDLDVVRHIADEVAVMYLGTIVERGTAAQVFESPQHPYTQALLKAAPSVRDRPGAAKDLPLTGEVPSPSSPPTGCRFRTRCPLAADICESEAPELRVRDGGDHPAACHFAG, from the coding sequence ATGAGTACGACCCGGACGAGCCCGGAAGCGCTGCTGCACATCCGGGACCTGCACGCCGGCTACACGGTCCCCGGCCGCTCCGGCCTCGGCCGCCGCCGCGTCGACGCGGTCGCGGGCGTCGACCTGACGGTACGGCCGGGGCAGACGGTCTGCATCGTCGGCGAGTCCGGCTGCGGCAAGTCGACGCTGGCCCGCTCGGTGGTGGGCCTGCTGGAGCCCTTCGCCGGCTCCGTCTCCTTCGCGGGCCTGGACCTGGCGACGGCGGGCCGCCGGGAGCGCCGGCGGGTGGCGCACGACCTGCAGATGGTGTTCCAGGACCCGTACACGTCGCTTAACCCGCGGATGCGGGTGGCGGAGATCGTCGCGGAGGGCTGGCACATCCACCGGGACGTGGTGGCGCCCGCGGAGCACGCGACGGAGGTGGCGCGGCTCCTGACCCAGGTGGGCCTGGACGCCTCGTACGCGACCCGCCGCCTGCACGAACTCTCCGGCGGCCAGTGCCAGCGGGTGAGCATCGCGCGGGCGCTGGCGCTGCGGCCGAAGCTGATCGTCTGCGACGAGGCGGTCTCGGCGCTGGACGTCTCCGTACGCGCACAGATCCTCAACCTGCTCGCGGACCTCCAGCGGGAGCTGGGGATCGCGTACCTCTTCATCTCCCACGACCTGGACGTGGTCCGGCACATCGCGGACGAGGTGGCGGTGATGTACCTGGGCACGATCGTCGAACGCGGCACCGCCGCCCAGGTCTTCGAGTCCCCCCAGCACCCCTACACCCAGGCCCTCCTGAAGGCGGCCCCCTCGGTCCGCGACCGCCCGGGCGCCGCGAAGGACCTCCCCCTCACCGGCGAGGTCCCGTCCCCCTCCTCCCCGCCCACGGGCTGCCGCTTCCGCACCCGCTGCCCCCTGGCGGCGGACATCTGCGAGTCGGAGGCCCCGGAACTGCGCGTACGGGACGGAGGCGACCACCCGGCGGCATGCCACTTCGCGGGGTGA
- a CDS encoding ATP-binding protein, which translates to MTTDQNRMASTSVMKWQWRRHPRCVGLARAQLRKALAGWGLTGIEEPVSLVVSELMTNAVVHARVPPGREILTRFVRQDGGVLIEVHDASDVWPEKRVPDECGGYGLLMVEKLAVRWGVSARNGIGKRVWAVVVDTTTAPSE; encoded by the coding sequence ATGACGACCGATCAGAACAGAATGGCCAGCACTTCGGTCATGAAGTGGCAGTGGCGTCGGCATCCTCGATGTGTAGGGCTGGCGCGGGCCCAATTGCGAAAGGCTTTGGCAGGGTGGGGGCTGACCGGGATCGAGGAGCCGGTTTCGCTGGTGGTCTCGGAGCTGATGACCAACGCCGTGGTGCATGCCCGTGTGCCGCCTGGGCGGGAGATCCTGACGCGCTTTGTGCGGCAGGACGGCGGGGTGCTCATCGAAGTACACGACGCCTCCGACGTGTGGCCGGAAAAGCGGGTGCCCGACGAGTGCGGCGGCTATGGGCTGCTGATGGTCGAGAAGCTGGCGGTCCGGTGGGGAGTCTCCGCGCGCAACGGGATCGGTAAAAGGGTCTGGGCGGTGGTGGTCGACACCACCACCGCCCCATCGGAGTGA
- a CDS encoding ABC transporter permease, with protein sequence MSGTTTAAPAQAVDSPRTDKSRGDAARRVPVRVWTGAGVLALFVLAALVGPLLHPYDPVATDLPNRLLSPGERTDGGDIAWLGTDQMGRDLLANLLAGARISLLVAAATILVGGAVGLVVGLVSGYFGGWPDTIASRIGDIQLAFPSILLAILLAGVLGPSVTNIVITLAITRWVIFARVARASAMATRKLGFVDSARVLGAGHVRIMVRHVLPSLWQPLLVAATVQVGLVMVAEASLSFLGLGVPVDTSSWGATVSVGRDYLGSAWWISTMPAAALALVVTAVGVIGDGFRDVSDPRSQI encoded by the coding sequence ATGAGCGGCACGACCACGGCCGCACCCGCGCAGGCCGTCGACTCCCCGCGTACGGACAAGTCCCGCGGCGACGCCGCGCGGCGGGTGCCGGTGCGCGTGTGGACAGGCGCCGGGGTGCTGGCGCTCTTCGTCCTCGCCGCCCTCGTCGGGCCGCTGCTGCACCCGTACGACCCGGTCGCGACAGACCTGCCGAACCGGCTGCTCTCTCCCGGGGAGCGCACCGACGGCGGTGACATCGCGTGGCTGGGCACCGACCAGATGGGCCGCGACCTGCTCGCCAACCTGCTGGCCGGCGCCCGGATCTCGCTGCTCGTCGCCGCCGCGACCATCCTGGTCGGCGGCGCGGTCGGCCTCGTCGTCGGGCTGGTCTCGGGCTACTTCGGCGGCTGGCCCGACACGATCGCCTCCCGCATCGGCGACATCCAGCTCGCCTTCCCCTCCATCCTGCTGGCGATCCTGCTGGCCGGCGTGCTCGGCCCGAGCGTCACCAACATCGTCATCACGCTGGCGATCACGAGGTGGGTCATCTTCGCCCGCGTCGCCCGCGCCTCGGCGATGGCGACGCGAAAGCTCGGCTTCGTCGACTCGGCGCGGGTGCTGGGGGCGGGACACGTACGCATCATGGTCCGCCACGTGCTGCCGTCCCTGTGGCAGCCGCTGCTGGTCGCCGCGACGGTGCAGGTGGGCCTCGTGATGGTCGCGGAGGCGTCGCTGAGCTTCCTCGGCCTCGGCGTGCCCGTCGACACGTCCTCGTGGGGCGCCACGGTCTCCGTGGGGCGCGACTACCTGGGCTCGGCGTGGTGGATCTCCACGATGCCGGCGGCGGCGCTGGCGCTGGTGGTCACGGCGGTGGGCGTGATCGGGGACGGCTTCCGGGACGTCTCGGACCCGCGGTCGCAGATATGA
- a CDS encoding TerD family protein produces the protein MITLTKDDEPADLAGVTHLSIGVSWDPTVGSSGGIMGKLRQTKGTDLDLIAIAMAGSDPVRLAGLDSLDPMGNGAIVHSGDNQTGKGDGDDETVTVEFSRIPNQITAIVFVAAAYKKGSSFQKARNISFKVYDASGGSTAQVADIWPSLLTTDNGCAVAKATRSGETWRLQVINETGKIKQGNEHSLMRFAAGK, from the coding sequence ATGATCACGCTTACGAAGGATGACGAACCGGCGGACCTGGCCGGGGTTACCCACCTGTCGATAGGGGTCTCCTGGGACCCCACCGTCGGGAGCAGCGGCGGCATCATGGGCAAGCTGCGCCAGACCAAGGGCACCGACCTCGACCTGATCGCCATCGCCATGGCGGGATCCGACCCGGTCCGGCTCGCCGGTCTCGACTCGCTGGACCCCATGGGCAACGGCGCGATCGTGCACAGCGGCGACAACCAGACCGGCAAGGGCGACGGCGACGACGAGACGGTCACCGTCGAGTTCTCCCGGATCCCGAACCAGATCACGGCCATCGTCTTCGTCGCCGCCGCCTACAAGAAGGGCAGCAGCTTCCAGAAGGCCCGCAATATCAGCTTCAAGGTGTACGACGCCTCCGGTGGCAGCACCGCGCAGGTCGCCGACATCTGGCCCAGCCTGCTCACCACCGACAACGGCTGCGCCGTCGCCAAGGCCACCCGATCCGGTGAGACCTGGCGGCTGCAGGTGATCAACGAGACCGGCAAGATCAAGCAGGGCAACGAGCACTCGCTCATGCGCTTCGCCGCCGGCAAGTAG
- a CDS encoding type II toxin-antitoxin system Phd/YefM family antitoxin — translation MRAHLADTIDRARREATPTIITRRGKAEAVILDLDEYQRLRKREESVEDAWLSRLAADSLAEGREPTVTLEDLAAEILGEARQA, via the coding sequence GTGCGGGCCCACCTGGCCGACACCATCGACCGTGCGCGCCGGGAAGCCACCCCGACCATCATCACCCGGCGGGGCAAGGCCGAAGCCGTGATTCTCGACCTGGACGAGTACCAGCGCCTCAGGAAACGTGAGGAGAGCGTCGAGGACGCCTGGCTCTCGCGGCTGGCCGCAGATTCCCTGGCCGAAGGGCGCGAACCGACCGTCACCCTGGAAGACCTCGCCGCTGAGATCCTGGGCGAGGCTCGCCAGGCATGA
- a CDS encoding serine/threonine-protein kinase encodes MTVPDQVLGGRYRLVRQLGEGGMGHVWEARDETLGRPVAVKVISLLAGGGSRGDEARARFLREARITARLQHPGIVTIHDLGETGSGSERVPFLVMELVRGEGLDAKLRRGAVTLQDAARWGAEISDALAEAHSAGVMHRDIKPSNILVMPSGIVKVLDFGIARAADPSATADRLTQTGFIVGTPPYMAPEQARGHPEPHSDLYALGCLLFELITGRLPFQAPDTVGYLTAHLTQEPPAPSSVSAGIPSAWDDLVLTLLHKEPGGRCANAAGLSQALRELDRAPESAPTADGSTAILTTPGPTPLTEAGTRPGPRAPRPEPPGRQPGPAGTGTRPDTTPPPPRRSAARTATAVTAFLCLVLVQVIPFATTQAVDTGEMTSGERTAHVTIFGALAALLIIGMLFLTRHGAGRWLIAAAGAGLALQAANAMIIFDAIGTALQGVLPLAAATAALSAILAVLPATSLSPRHTGEARPRRSAGGRDG; translated from the coding sequence GTGACGGTGCCAGACCAGGTCCTCGGGGGCCGTTACCGCTTGGTGCGGCAGCTCGGTGAAGGCGGAATGGGGCACGTATGGGAAGCACGGGACGAAACTCTGGGCCGTCCCGTCGCGGTCAAGGTGATCTCCCTGCTCGCCGGTGGCGGGAGCCGCGGCGATGAGGCACGCGCCAGGTTTCTGCGCGAGGCGCGCATCACCGCCCGGTTGCAGCATCCCGGCATCGTCACCATCCACGACCTCGGCGAGACCGGCTCGGGAAGCGAACGGGTCCCCTTCCTGGTGATGGAGCTGGTCCGCGGCGAGGGCCTGGACGCGAAGCTGCGCAGAGGCGCCGTCACCTTGCAGGACGCGGCCCGATGGGGCGCGGAGATATCCGACGCACTGGCCGAGGCGCACAGCGCCGGGGTCATGCACCGGGACATCAAGCCGTCCAACATCCTCGTCATGCCGTCCGGCATCGTGAAGGTCCTCGATTTCGGCATCGCGCGGGCGGCCGACCCCTCCGCGACCGCAGACCGCCTCACCCAGACCGGCTTCATCGTGGGCACACCCCCTTACATGGCGCCCGAACAGGCGCGTGGCCATCCGGAACCGCACAGCGACCTGTACGCCCTCGGCTGTCTCCTCTTCGAGCTGATCACCGGCCGGCTCCCGTTCCAGGCCCCCGACACCGTCGGGTATCTCACGGCACACCTCACCCAGGAACCGCCCGCCCCCAGTTCGGTGTCGGCTGGTATCCCCTCCGCATGGGACGACCTCGTACTGACCCTGCTCCACAAGGAACCCGGCGGGCGGTGCGCGAACGCCGCCGGTCTCTCCCAGGCGCTCCGGGAACTCGACCGCGCACCGGAGTCCGCACCCACGGCGGACGGGTCCACTGCAATCCTCACGACGCCCGGCCCGACTCCGCTCACCGAGGCCGGCACCCGGCCGGGTCCCCGGGCCCCGCGACCCGAACCGCCCGGGCGGCAACCGGGCCCCGCGGGCACGGGTACCCGCCCGGACACGACGCCGCCCCCTCCCCGGCGGTCCGCCGCCAGGACCGCGACTGCCGTGACTGCGTTCCTCTGCCTCGTCCTGGTCCAGGTCATTCCCTTCGCGACCACCCAAGCCGTCGACACCGGCGAGATGACGAGCGGTGAGCGGACCGCGCATGTGACGATCTTCGGCGCTCTGGCGGCCCTGCTCATCATCGGCATGCTGTTCCTCACGCGGCACGGGGCCGGACGCTGGCTGATCGCGGCAGCCGGCGCCGGCCTGGCCCTGCAAGCGGCGAACGCCATGATCATCTTCGATGCGATCGGCACCGCCCTGCAGGGAGTCCTGCCCCTTGCCGCCGCCACGGCGGCCCTCTCCGCCATCCTGGCGGTTCTCCCTGCCACGAGCCTGTCTCCCCGGCATACGGGCGAAGCCCGCCCGCGTCGCTCCGCCGGAGGGAGAGACGGCTGA
- a CDS encoding sporulation protein, with the protein MVFKRLLGAIGVGAPSVDTVLEGGAVLPGGTLGGRVLLRGGSAAADIEQITLELVARVEAEGGDGEHEGTVSFGRFPVGGAFRLGEEEAHEVPFSLVLPWETPITELHGQSLGLPLGVRTELAVAGARDAGDLDPLAVRPLPVQEAVLEAFGQLGFAFTSADLELGHIPGTGQQLPFYQEIELAPGPQFAHAMQEVEVTFLASPGGMEVVLEADKRGGMFSAGHDALARFTVSHHDVAQADWTALVDSWVKQLAEHRGAPPGSYGHGGHHHGEDHGRRGPGMGTVAVAAAGGLAAGVVGGMVAAEVVDEIGDAFEAEDEEE; encoded by the coding sequence ATGGTGTTCAAGCGACTGCTCGGCGCGATCGGCGTGGGCGCGCCCAGCGTGGACACGGTCCTGGAGGGCGGCGCGGTGCTGCCCGGCGGCACCCTGGGCGGCCGGGTGCTGCTGCGCGGCGGCAGCGCCGCGGCCGACATCGAGCAGATCACCCTGGAGCTCGTCGCCCGCGTCGAGGCCGAAGGCGGCGACGGCGAGCACGAGGGCACGGTGTCCTTCGGCCGCTTCCCCGTCGGCGGCGCCTTCCGCCTCGGCGAGGAGGAGGCCCACGAGGTGCCGTTCTCCCTGGTCCTGCCGTGGGAGACGCCGATCACCGAGTTGCACGGCCAGTCCCTCGGGCTCCCTCTTGGCGTGCGTACGGAACTGGCCGTGGCCGGCGCCAGGGACGCCGGCGACCTGGACCCGCTGGCGGTCCGCCCGCTGCCGGTGCAGGAAGCGGTCCTGGAGGCTTTCGGACAACTCGGCTTCGCCTTCACCTCCGCCGACCTCGAACTCGGCCACATCCCCGGCACCGGCCAGCAGCTCCCCTTCTACCAGGAGATCGAGCTGGCTCCGGGCCCGCAGTTCGCGCACGCGATGCAGGAGGTCGAGGTCACGTTCCTCGCCTCGCCCGGCGGCATGGAGGTCGTCCTCGAAGCCGACAAGCGCGGCGGGATGTTCTCCGCGGGCCACGACGCGCTCGCGCGCTTCACGGTGAGCCACCACGACGTCGCACAGGCCGACTGGACCGCCCTGGTGGACTCCTGGGTCAAGCAGTTGGCGGAGCACCGCGGCGCCCCGCCGGGCTCGTACGGCCACGGGGGACACCACCACGGGGAGGACCACGGCCGCCGCGGCCCGGGAATGGGCACGGTCGCCGTCGCGGCGGCCGGCGGGCTCGCGGCGGGGGTCGTGGGCGGGATGGTCGCCGCGGAGGTCGTCGACGAGATCGGCGACGCCTTCGAGGCCGAGGACGAGGAGGAGTAA
- a CDS encoding DUF1707 domain-containing protein, whose amino-acid sequence MPGEISPTGQNSGPGSPGPPGSPGVPGPPGSQPELRASHADRDRVVDVLRIAAGEGLLTADELDQRVEAALSARTRSELAVLTADLPPVPAGAGAAGSEVKDLVRIEQIHGGAIERVGRWVVPRRLELAVTHCEVTLDFTDAVITQDTLRIDVAMMGKNLTLVTGPGIVVDTDGLRLVHSKVVFREPPADSGVPVRLRVELYGQKAHGRVVVRPRRRTFGQWLLRR is encoded by the coding sequence ATGCCGGGAGAGATCTCGCCCACCGGACAGAACTCCGGCCCGGGCTCGCCGGGGCCGCCTGGCTCGCCGGGGGTACCGGGGCCGCCGGGCTCGCAGCCCGAACTGCGCGCGTCGCACGCCGACCGGGACCGGGTGGTGGACGTGCTGCGGATCGCCGCGGGGGAGGGCCTGCTGACCGCGGACGAGCTGGACCAGCGCGTGGAGGCCGCCCTGTCGGCCCGTACCCGCAGCGAACTGGCCGTGCTCACCGCCGATCTGCCGCCCGTACCGGCCGGGGCGGGCGCGGCCGGGTCCGAGGTGAAGGACCTGGTCAGGATCGAGCAGATCCACGGCGGCGCGATCGAGCGCGTGGGGCGCTGGGTGGTGCCGCGGAGGCTGGAACTCGCGGTGACGCACTGCGAGGTGACCCTCGACTTCACCGACGCCGTGATCACGCAGGACACCCTGCGGATCGACGTGGCCATGATGGGGAAGAACCTGACGCTGGTCACCGGTCCCGGCATCGTGGTCGACACCGACGGCCTGCGGTTGGTGCACAGCAAGGTCGTGTTCCGCGAGCCGCCCGCGGATTCCGGTGTGCCGGTGAGGCTGCGGGTGGAGCTGTACGGCCAGAAGGCCCACGGCCGCGTCGTCGTACGACCGCGGCGGCGGACGTTCGGGCAGTGGCTGCTGCGGAGGTAG
- a CDS encoding ABC transporter ATP-binding protein, producing the protein MPATTVETSAAARLRDVHIAFGPREVVRGVDLDLVPGRVTALVGESGSGKSLTSLALMGLLPPGAAVSTGTVEIDGRDTAGFTDAQWRELRGAQVAMVFQDPMAALNPSFTIGWQIAETLRRRGTGRRAARERAVELMRTVGIPDAEAKYGAYPHEFSGGMRQRAVIAMALTLDPAVLLADEPTTALDVTVQAQILRLLAARQTDAGMAMLLVSHDLGVVARVAQDVAVMYAGRIVETGALDDVYTAPAHPYTRGLLDAVPDPARPGRLVPIEGQPPAPGRQPAGCAFAPRCPYATEVCRTEDPQLSAVGQGHEAACHHSDKVQAQATDVEAAS; encoded by the coding sequence ATGCCTGCCACGACCGTGGAGACCTCCGCGGCGGCCCGCCTGCGGGACGTACACATCGCCTTCGGCCCCCGGGAGGTCGTCCGCGGGGTCGACCTCGACCTCGTACCCGGCCGGGTCACCGCCCTGGTGGGGGAGTCGGGCAGCGGCAAGTCGCTGACGTCGCTGGCGCTGATGGGCCTGCTGCCGCCGGGCGCCGCGGTGAGCACGGGGACGGTCGAGATCGACGGCCGGGACACCGCCGGGTTCACCGACGCGCAGTGGCGCGAACTGCGCGGCGCGCAGGTCGCGATGGTCTTCCAGGACCCGATGGCGGCGCTGAACCCGTCGTTCACCATCGGCTGGCAGATCGCCGAAACGCTGCGCCGCCGCGGCACGGGCCGCCGCGCGGCCCGGGAGCGGGCGGTGGAGCTGATGCGGACGGTCGGCATCCCCGACGCGGAGGCCAAGTACGGCGCGTACCCGCACGAGTTCTCGGGCGGCATGCGGCAGCGCGCGGTCATCGCGATGGCGCTCACCCTGGACCCGGCGGTCCTGCTGGCCGACGAGCCGACGACCGCGCTCGACGTCACCGTGCAGGCGCAGATCCTGCGGCTGCTCGCGGCCCGGCAGACGGACGCGGGGATGGCGATGCTGCTCGTCTCGCACGACCTGGGGGTGGTGGCGCGGGTCGCGCAGGACGTGGCGGTGATGTACGCCGGCCGGATCGTGGAGACGGGCGCGCTGGACGACGTGTACACGGCACCGGCGCACCCGTACACGCGCGGCCTGCTGGACGCGGTCCCGGACCCGGCCCGCCCCGGCCGGCTGGTCCCGATCGAGGGCCAGCCGCCGGCGCCGGGCCGGCAGCCGGCGGGCTGCGCGTTCGCGCCACGCTGCCCGTACGCGACGGAGGTGTGCCGCACGGAGGACCCGCAACTCTCGGCCGTCGGGCAGGGCCACGAGGCGGCGTGCCACCACAGCGACAAGGTCCAGGCCCAGGCAACGGATGTGGAGGCCGCGTCATGA
- a CDS encoding GNAT family N-acetyltransferase translates to MTGEVLSLSTYNRGRLPEIRHTLIEVYAEVYAAEAAEDPFFSVDRFERRLDGHTSTPGWSCVVGEVDGAVVGYAYGRPDSPEEWDAVIDPVSPDVHDYGRRAVFGLCEIMVRTPWRGTQVARGIHDELMHQRPEDRASLTVETAHPRVRSLYERWGYKKVGQSQPFPDSPRYDVMVLQLH, encoded by the coding sequence ATGACCGGCGAAGTGCTCTCCCTGAGCACCTACAACCGTGGCCGACTGCCGGAGATTCGCCACACGCTGATCGAGGTGTACGCGGAGGTCTACGCCGCCGAGGCGGCCGAGGATCCCTTCTTCTCCGTGGACAGATTCGAACGCCGCCTTGACGGCCACACGTCCACCCCCGGCTGGTCGTGCGTCGTAGGCGAGGTCGACGGCGCCGTCGTCGGCTACGCGTACGGCCGACCGGACAGCCCCGAGGAGTGGGACGCGGTGATCGATCCGGTCAGCCCCGACGTCCACGACTACGGCCGCCGCGCTGTCTTCGGCCTCTGCGAGATCATGGTGCGTACCCCCTGGCGCGGAACCCAGGTTGCCCGCGGCATTCACGACGAGCTGATGCACCAGCGCCCGGAAGACCGCGCTTCGCTGACCGTGGAGACCGCCCACCCGCGGGTTCGTTCGCTCTACGAGCGCTGGGGATACAAGAAGGTCGGACAGTCGCAGCCGTTCCCGGACTCACCGCGCTACGACGTCATGGTCCTCCAACTGCACTGA
- a CDS encoding ABC transporter permease has product MMGAFLAKRLAQAVVVAFGALTLVFLIVRVVPGDPAKLIVGPDASAGQLESVRADFGLDDPLWRQYADHLAGIVRGDLGDSWRLGGSALSNTLDRFPATLSLSLAALLFTVAVGIPLGMLCARRPGKLLDLVVSTGSLAGQAIPSFWLGIVLILVFARRLDWLPATVDGSPTAVLLPAFTLSLPFIGWLARLVRSSALEEGAKDYARTARAKGVGEGTIQYVHVGRNIAIPVVTVLGLLMGNFIANAVIIEVVFSWPGIGSLMVDAITNRDYAVVEAAILTITLAYIVLNLLVDVVYFVIDPRLTPEDA; this is encoded by the coding sequence ATGATGGGCGCGTTCCTCGCCAAACGCCTCGCGCAGGCTGTCGTCGTCGCCTTCGGCGCGCTGACGCTGGTGTTCCTCATCGTGCGCGTCGTGCCGGGCGATCCCGCCAAGCTGATCGTCGGCCCCGACGCCTCCGCCGGGCAACTGGAGAGCGTACGGGCCGACTTCGGCCTCGACGACCCGCTGTGGCGGCAGTACGCCGACCACCTCGCCGGCATCGTACGCGGCGACCTCGGCGACTCCTGGCGCCTCGGCGGCTCCGCCCTCAGCAACACCCTGGACCGCTTCCCCGCGACCCTCAGCCTGTCGCTCGCGGCGCTGCTGTTCACCGTCGCCGTCGGGATCCCGCTGGGCATGCTCTGCGCCCGCCGCCCCGGCAAGCTGCTCGACCTGGTGGTCTCCACCGGCTCGCTCGCCGGCCAGGCCATCCCGTCCTTCTGGCTCGGGATCGTCCTGATCCTCGTCTTCGCCCGCCGACTCGACTGGCTGCCCGCGACCGTCGACGGCTCGCCCACCGCGGTGCTGCTGCCGGCCTTCACGCTGTCGCTGCCGTTCATCGGCTGGCTCGCCCGGCTGGTGCGCAGCAGCGCGCTGGAGGAGGGCGCCAAGGACTACGCCCGTACGGCCCGCGCGAAGGGCGTGGGCGAGGGGACGATCCAGTACGTGCACGTCGGCCGCAACATCGCGATCCCGGTCGTGACCGTACTCGGCCTGCTGATGGGCAACTTCATCGCCAACGCGGTCATCATCGAGGTCGTCTTCTCCTGGCCGGGCATCGGCTCGCTGATGGTCGACGCGATCACCAACCGCGACTACGCGGTCGTCGAGGCCGCGATCCTCACGATCACGCTGGCGTACATCGTCCTGAACCTGCTCGTGGACGTCGTCTACTTCGTCATCGATCCCCGCCTCACTCCGGAGGACGCATGA